In Cytobacillus oceanisediminis, the following proteins share a genomic window:
- the hisG gene encoding ATP phosphoribosyltransferase yields the protein MSEVLTIAMPKGRIFEEAAELLRQAGFQLPPEFDDSRKLIIDVPEENFRFILAKPMDVPTYVEHGVADLGIAGKDVMLEEERDVYELLDLKISSCYLAVAGLPNTRLNDVAPKIATKYPQIAAAYFREQGEQVEIIKLNGSIELAPMIGLADRIVDIVSTGRTLKENGLVEYETIVGITSRLIVNPVSYRMKDERISELVGRLTEVIAGEEIRS from the coding sequence ATGAGTGAGGTTTTAACGATTGCGATGCCAAAGGGCCGCATTTTTGAAGAAGCGGCTGAATTGCTCCGCCAGGCAGGCTTTCAATTGCCGCCGGAATTTGATGATTCACGTAAATTGATTATAGATGTACCGGAAGAGAATTTCCGCTTTATCCTTGCAAAGCCGATGGATGTGCCAACCTATGTAGAGCATGGTGTAGCAGACCTTGGTATTGCCGGGAAGGACGTAATGCTTGAAGAAGAGCGAGATGTTTACGAGCTTCTTGATTTAAAAATCAGTTCCTGCTATCTCGCGGTTGCAGGACTGCCAAATACCAGGCTGAATGATGTAGCTCCTAAAATTGCTACAAAGTATCCGCAGATTGCGGCAGCGTATTTCCGCGAGCAGGGGGAGCAAGTGGAGATTATTAAATTGAACGGATCTATAGAGCTTGCGCCTATGATCGGGCTAGCGGACCGGATCGTAGATATCGTATCAACCGGCCGAACGCTTAAAGAGAACGGACTCGTTGAATACGAAACCATTGTCGGCATCACTTCAAGATTGATTGTCAATCCTGTCAGCTACCGCATGAAGGATGAACGCATAAGTGAACTCGTTGGACGTCTCACGGAAGTAATAGCTGGTGAAGAAATTCGTTCTTAA
- the hisD gene encoding histidinol dehydrogenase: MKILKVNDQISIKRSVDNGTEEQRAIVKDIIESVRQNGDRALKDYTEKFDGISLDDFKVSQAEVEEALSQVDGKILEIIKEAAENIRSFHEKQLRPSWMTTEENGTVLGQKITPLDSVGLYVPGGTAAYPSSVLMNVIPAKVAGVKRIVITSPPDKKTGKLPPAVLAAAQIAGAEEIYKAGGAQAIAALAYGTETIAPVDKITGPGNIFVALAKREVFGDVNIDMIAGPSEIAILADDTAHADEVASDLLSQAEHDPMASAVLVTPSSALAEQVSSEVDRQLAELPRREIAFQSIENYGAIYVAENMDEAIETVDSLAPEHLEILTENPMELLGRIRHAGAIFLGRFSPEPVGDYFAGPNHVLPTNGTARFSSPLNVEDFQKKSSILLYSEKALKDNGEKIAAFARLEGLEAHARSIETRLRK, encoded by the coding sequence ATGAAAATTTTAAAAGTAAATGACCAGATTTCAATTAAACGGTCTGTTGATAACGGAACAGAAGAACAGCGGGCGATTGTAAAAGATATTATTGAATCAGTCCGCCAAAACGGAGATCGGGCATTAAAAGATTACACAGAAAAATTTGATGGCATCTCCCTGGATGATTTCAAGGTATCGCAGGCTGAAGTAGAAGAAGCTTTGAGTCAAGTGGATGGAAAAATCCTTGAGATCATTAAAGAAGCTGCTGAAAACATCCGGTCTTTTCATGAAAAGCAGCTGCGTCCTTCCTGGATGACAACAGAAGAAAACGGCACAGTGCTTGGCCAAAAGATCACACCGCTTGATTCAGTCGGCCTGTATGTCCCAGGCGGTACGGCTGCCTATCCATCATCAGTTCTTATGAATGTGATCCCGGCAAAGGTTGCGGGCGTCAAACGGATTGTCATCACCTCTCCTCCTGATAAAAAGACTGGAAAGCTGCCTCCTGCGGTCCTTGCTGCGGCCCAAATCGCAGGGGCAGAAGAAATCTATAAAGCGGGCGGTGCCCAGGCAATTGCAGCTCTTGCATATGGAACGGAAACGATAGCTCCTGTTGATAAAATTACAGGTCCCGGAAATATCTTTGTCGCTCTTGCAAAGCGTGAAGTTTTCGGGGATGTTAATATTGATATGATCGCAGGCCCCAGTGAGATTGCCATTTTAGCAGATGATACGGCACACGCCGATGAAGTGGCTTCAGATCTTTTATCACAGGCCGAACACGATCCGATGGCAAGTGCAGTCCTTGTCACACCATCATCAGCTCTGGCAGAACAGGTCTCAAGCGAAGTGGACCGCCAGCTGGCTGAGCTGCCGAGGCGGGAAATTGCTTTTCAATCAATTGAAAACTATGGTGCTATCTATGTGGCTGAAAACATGGATGAAGCAATTGAAACGGTGGATAGTCTGGCTCCTGAGCATCTGGAGATTTTAACGGAGAATCCGATGGAGCTTCTCGGACGGATTCGTCACGCCGGAGCAATCTTCCTCGGGAGATTTAGCCCTGAACCGGTCGGTGACTATTTTGCCGGCCCGAACCACGTCCTGCCGACAAACGGAACGGCCCGTTTCTCAAGCCCGCTTAATGTAGAAGATTTTCAAAAGAAATCAAGCATTCTTTTATACAGTGAAAAAGCATTAAAGGATAATGGCGAAAAAATTGCAGCCTTTGCGCGTCTGGAAGGACTTGAAGCCCATGCCAGATCCATTGAAACAAGACTAAGAAAATAA